The Coffea arabica cultivar ET-39 chromosome 2c, Coffea Arabica ET-39 HiFi, whole genome shotgun sequence genome includes the window GACAAACCTTTCACGGAAGCCGAAACTCACTTTGCCGATGCCAAATTTTATCTTCacaaagaagcaaaaagaaaggaatcaGTAAGGGAAGAAAGTCAAGATTCCAAAGTACCCATTTTGCGGTATACTCCAAAATCAAAGAGAGAAGAAGGCCAGTCTTCTTTTATTAGAAATGACACATTAAATGTTCCGCTCACCAAGATAGAGCCTGTTAAAATTGAGAAGGTGAGCTTGCAAGGGTTTGTTCCTCCCAAAGAAGAACCGGCAGTGGAACATTACCCGCTACCAACTAATCGGACTCAAGAAGGTTTTGATCCAAACGCCTATAGACTTCTTGCTAAGGCGGGTTATAACCCAAATGAGAAGAATACATTGGGCAAACTCCCTCCTGAAGTGACTGGCGAGAGGACTCACGGATTGACACCTACGcagaaaatgttgaaagaaaGGGGCTATAATGTTGAAAGTTCATCGATGGGTCTTGGTTCTCAACCGCCCTCTCCTGTTCGTATAATGATCAAAATAGCGAGTTGTAACTATGTGAACGAAGAAATGGAGGTCACAAGCCGAAAGAGATCTGTGTTCGACCGATTGGAAAATAAGTCAAAACGTACTTCTGTGTTTGACAGACTTGGCCCGCAGCCGAAAAATCTGAAGTCGCCCGTCCATGAGAGATTAGGCAGTAAGAAACAAGAGTACCAAGTTGCCAGGGAAGAAAGTCTTACTCCAATAAAGAAGAACAGACCAAGAAAGCGAGTCTCCAATTTCTTCATGCACTATGGAGATTTATTCAATGTAAGAATTGAAACTATTTTTGAAGAACAGGGTCAAGAAAGTACGGCTTCCTGTCACCATATTACGATCAGTGACcttgaagaagaaggagaagatgCAGATGACGCTCTCGCTGAACTTGAACAAGGGGTAAAAAATACGGTCGATGAACTAAAGGAGATTAACCTTGGCACAAGCGACGATCCTCGCTCAATTTACATAAGCTCTTGTATGActcctgaagaagaaaaagagtatGTTGATTTGCTGCTCGAGTTCAGGGACGTCTTTGCCTGGAATTACTCAGACATGCCTGGTTTGGATCCAAGGGTCGCCGTTCATAATTTGTCCGTCAAGCGAGGAACAAAATCTGTCAAGCAAACGCAAAGGCGCTTTCGGCCCGAATTGATTCCTTTGATAGAAAATGAGATAAATCGATTGATTGAAGCCGGATTCATACGAGAAGTAAAATATCCAACATGGATTTCAAGCATTGTCCCTGTGAGGAAGAAGAATGGGAAAATCcgaatttgtgttgattttcgAGACTTAAATGAGGCTTGTCCCAAAGATGATTTTCCGCTCCCCATCACGGAATTGACGGTAGATGCTACGACCGGGCACGAAGCGCTATCTTTTCTCGATGGATCGTCTGGCTACAATCAAATACATATGGCGTCCGAGGATGAGGAGCTCACTGCCTTCCGCACCCCCAAGGGAATTTATTGCTATAAAGTGATGCCGTTTGGCTTGAAGAACGCTGGAGCGACATATCAAAGGGCAATGCAAAGAATTTTTGATGATATGCTCCATAAGAATGTGCAGTGCTACGTCGACGACCTtgtggtgaaatcaaagaagcgAGAGGATCATATTCAAGACCTTCGAAGAGTTTTTCAACGCCTTCGAAGATACCAACTGAAGATGAATCCTTTAAAATGCGCATTCGGAGTTACTTCTGACAAATTTCTCGGTTTCATCGTTCATCAACGGGGAATAGAGGTCGATCGATTTAAAATCGATGCCATCGTGAACATGCCTGAACCGTGAAATATTCATGAATTGAAGAGCTTTCAAGGGAAGTTGGCATATATCCGGAGGTTTATCTCTAATTTGACCGGGCGATGCCAACCCTTCAGTCGACTGATGAAGAAAGGGGTACCCTTCGAGTGGGATGAATCGTGTAGGAATGCCTTTACAAGCATCAAAACGTATCTCATGAGTCCTCCAGTTTTGGTTGCACCCATCCCAGGAAAACCATTGATTCTTTATATTTCCGCCCAAGAACGGTCGGTTGGGGCCttacttgctcaagaaaatgatgaaggGAAGGAGCATGCGCTGTATTAATTGAGTCGGATGATGACACCTAATGAGTTGAATTACTCACCCATCGAGAAGTTGTGCTTGGCACTTATATTTGTCATTCAGaaattaaaacattattttcaagCACACACTATTCGACTCATATCTAAGTCTAATCCCATTAAATATGTGATGGCAAAACTTGTACTGTCTGATCGGCTCGCGAGATGGTACCTCCAGTTTCAgcaatttgaaattatttatgtaCCTGCGAAGGCTGTCAAAGGACAAATATTGACAGACTTTTTAGCCGATCATCCCATACTTGCCGAGTGGGAGTTGACTGATGAACTGCCCGATGAAGAGGTATTTATGGTCGAATCCCCGTGATCAATGTATTTTGATGGAGCTGCTCACCGTGATGGAGCTGGTGCGGGAGTTGTCTTTTATACTCCTGAAGCAGATGTGTTGCCGTACTCCTTCACTTTAACACGCCGGTGTTCAAACAATGTGGCCAAATATCAGGCGTTGATTCTTGGTCTTGAAACGGCTGTAGATATGAAGCAGTTGCATCTTAGGGTCTATGGTGACTCAAAATTGGTGGTAAATCAACTTCTTGGTATTTATGATGTCAAGAAACCTGAATTTATCCCATATTATAAGTATGCAAGACGACTCATGGGATATTTGGATAGTGTCACTATAGAACATATCCCTAGAAATTTTAACCAACAAACTGACTCTTTGGCAAGAGTAGCGTCCATGATCACTCTACCTTCTCATCGAAATCAGATTTCAATATGTCAAAATTGAGTCATACCTCCGATGTTTGATGAAAGTAATGATAGTGAAGAAGAAAATACTTATCATATTTTTGTTCATGAGATCGAAAAGGAGGATTGGCGTCACCTCATCATTGATTATCTTAATCATGGAAAGTTACCAGAAGATCCTAAGAAAAGGGTTGATATACGTCGTCGAGCACCACGTTTCATTTACTACAAAGGGACGCTTTACCGAAGGTCATTCGATGGGGTGTTTCTACGATgtcttggagaagatgaggccaTGCAAGCAATGGAGGAGGCTCACTCGGGGATATGCGGTGCTCACCAGTCTGGCCCGAAATTACACTTTCGTATTAAAAGAATGGGATACTACTGGCAAACAATGGTAAAGGATTGCATTGACTTTGCTAGAAGATGTCAAGCATGTCAATTTCATGGCAATTTCATCCATCAGCCCCCTGAACCATTGCACCCAACTGTGGCTTCTTGGCCGTTCGATGCTTGGGGTTTGGATATAGTTGGACCACTTCCAAAATCTTCTGGCGGACATGTTTTTATTTTGGCGGCGACGGATTACTTTTCAAAGTGGGCTGAAGCGATTCCTCTAAGAGAGGTCAAAAAGGAGAATGTAGTGGATTTCATTCGCTTGCACGTCATTTATCGGTATGGAGTCCCGCGTTATATCATTACCGATAATGGTAAGCCTTTTTGCAATGTAGCAATGAATAAACTTTGCGAGaagtttcatttcaaacaatACAATTCGTCCATGTACTACGCTGCTGCAAATGGACTCGCTGAAGCATTCAACAAGACCTTATGTAATCTGTTGAAGAAAGTCGTGAATAAATCGAGAAGGGATTGGCATTTTCGAATTGGAGAAGCACTTTGGGCATACCGAACTACTTTTCGAACTCCCACGCAAGCGACCCCATACGCGCTTGTTTATGGTGTTGAAGCTGTTCTTCCACTTGAGTGTCAAATACCTTCGCTAAAAATTGCGATTCAAGAAGGGCTCAGTGGAGAAGATAATGTCCGTCTTCGCCTTGAGGAGTTAGAAGCACTCGACGAAAAGAGATTGGAAACCCAGCAACGGATTGAGTGCTATCAGGCCCGTCTTTCAAAAGCATTCAATAGGCATGTCCGGCCACGCTCTTTTCAAATTGGAGAGTTAGTAATCGCTGTTCGGAGACCGATCATTCTCACTCATGGAGGACAAAGAAAGTTCACTGCTAAGTGGGATGGTCCATATGTCGTTCGAGAAGTATATACAAATGGCTCATACAAGTTGGTTGCTGAAGATGGATTAAGGGTTGGCCCCATCAATGGCAAATACCTAAAAAGGTATTATGCGTAATCGAAACCACGAGAAGCTCCTGGCCcgcatgagctaaaactgtggaTGGCAACCACCAATAGTGTAGCATGTGGTTAATCTGCTGAAACACTCCACCAAGtctaaggtggtaaacaaaTAGATACTCCTGGCCCGCATGAGGTTAAAATGTGAAAGGCAGGAACTACGTGTGATTTGATTCCCCTtgttgggatacgtaggcagtTTGGAGGGCAACTTCTAAGTTCAGTTACACCACTTTAAATCAAATCCTTGttctttgtaaaaaaaaaaaaattttttctctttcaaaaaaaaatatataaaaaaataataataataataaaatgctCCATTGAGTTCttttctcttaaaaaaaaataagagataagaaattaaaagcgttctattattaaaaagaaaaaaaaattcattacataGAAAAAATGAGTGGTTCAAGGAAAAGAAGAACATGGTGGAAAGCctaaatatcaaatttgtatTCCACTACAGCTACTTTATATGATTCAAGTGCAGACTTCTTGTCCTCAAGTTCCTTCACAGCATCATCAGTCAAGATGCTAGTATTTTCAATGGAAGATAGCTCATCATGCGCTTGGGTTATTTCGGCTTGGATTTCTTTGAAATTCGCATGCTTTTGATCGATAGTTGAGGTGATTTCCAAGTTTTGTTTCTCCAAACTGATGAGTTCCTGTTGTAAAATCTTCTTCCTGGCTTCAATGGATTGCAACTCTTCTTCAAAACGTTGCAAATGACAAGTTAGCTCTTCTCCCTTTGCCTTAACTTTCTCGAGTTGGACGGTCGCTTTGGAAAGGAGTTCTGCATGTGTTTCTTTGCTCATCCTTTCCCACGATGAAGATGCTAGAACATCATAAGCCTCTGCCTTGGCAAACAATTCCATCAAGTGGTCTTTTAAAGGGAGACCATTGGCGGGATCCGTTCTTGTGATTTCTACAATGATTTCCTCTGCACACTCTTTTAAAGAAGAGATCTGCTCAATTGGAGTATCAAGAATCTGTCCGCGGAAATCCATCCACAAACTCTGCAAGTACTTTCTTCGATGTGCCTGGATCAACTTTTGGCCATGAAATTCCGAAACCAGTGCTACCTTAGGTTTTTTTCGAATTTCGTGTGAACTAGTCAGCTCCTTCTTATGCATTGACGAAGTACCTCCACTGGGGGCAAGTTGTCTTGGAGTACTGATAGCTACTTCGTCACTCTTGTTGTTTGAGATTATATCATCAGTTTCGAGTTCGGGTGATGAATTGTTACCAACACCTTCTTGACGGAATTCAAGAAACGGGggctgaaaaggaaaaagttaaaaaaaaaatttttaaaaggaaaaagatggaGAGATGATTACCTTAAGTGGCGACACTCCAACCAACGGTGGTGTAAAGGAAATCTCCTCCAAATCAGAAGATGTCCTCATCTTCGATCGGTTCCAATGACGATCTTGACTACTACTACCGCTCGCCAATGAATGGACCCCTTCTTGGGTAGATCCGATGTCCTGAACTTGATTTCCTTCCTTTTCTATAGCCTCGATAGAATCACGATCGTCCACCGTTTCAATTTCGATATCTTGTTCAGTACGAGTTGCCGATAAGGATTTCGAAACTTTGGGCGGCGTCTTTTTCGCTGGAACCGCTGGTTGCGCCTCTTTGATGGCCTGCCGAGAGTCCTTGGAAGACTTATTTTTTGCAGCAATATTTTTCGAGGGACTGCTAGTAGTTTTGTTCTTTCGCAGGGTGGATGAGGCAAGACCCGTTACAATCTTTATAGCTCCATTATGATGCACTGACTCGTTAGCGGAGGTAATCTTACCCTTTTTCGATGATTGCTGAGGGATCTTAACGGTGAAtttaaaggaaattgaagagACACTATTTGACCGAGTCGACCACCAGGCGTCATAGTCTTTTGTGATCAATGGATGCTTCCTATGCGCTGGTATAGTCATCCGAGATCGCGTCTGTGTGCGAACTGAAGAATCCCATAGTTGAATAGCCTCGCCCAAAGTGTAAGTATGAGTGATTTCTTTCAAGTTGTTGGGAATGTCTTGACAAAAGCCGAATTGTCTGCTAAACCTGCAaggattatatttttcaataataaaagtattGTCCTTACGTAGAGTTAAATGGCAAGAGCGTTGACTAATGAAATAGCTCGTGAGTCTTGATGATAAGGATCCGTCATCGATCAACGCCTTTTCTTCATTCTCAGTCCAGCACAATTTAGGGAGCATCAAAGGATTCActtctttgaaaatttcctcaTCTTCCAATTGACCataaaatattgtcattttcttaCCACTAAATCTCGTCATGCGCGCGTGGTGGCTACTCACTTGATTATTCTCGTGATATACGTCAAAGTATTGGCCAATCCAAGCATAGACGTAATGGATTGGAAAAGCTACCCCGCATTCTCCAAGGTTAGGGGCGTAGACGATCTCCCTCAACCCATGATATATGCTCGCAAGGACGGGAATTGCAAGACAAAATCTTTTCCCTGTAGCCATTAAGCATGCAACTTTAAAGACACTTGGGCGAATGCGATCGATCTTTTTGCTTGGCAAAAGAAACTTGCAAATCCAGCACGCTATGAATGCCGCAATATAGGTTTCCTTTCTTAAATATCCTGGAATGTCCAGTGTGTCGAAAGGGACGTTGAAGTCCTTCGTATCAGCAAGGTCGTAAGTCTCCACGCTTCCAGAAGGGTTGTaagtcatttttggtttagatGTGGTTTTCCTTCTATTCGCTCTACTCGGAGGAGCACTATACCTAGTCTCTCCTTTGAACCAGAAGCGAATCCAGTCTTTCATCCATACCCCTTGGTCGTTCGTCCAAAGGTGGTAGTAGGCAGAAAAGAGGTGCCTGCAGCTCTCGGGGAGAAGTGGCTTCCCTTCTTTGTCACGAGTGAGGAGCTCCCGCGCCGAAGGAACAACTTCATCGAAAAACGCGCCGTCAATCGAAAGGCCACCAAGTCGATAAAGGTCCCAAAGTGTGATGGACAACTCCCCAAAGGGCGTATGGAGCGTGTTCGTCGAGGgacaccaatatttgaagaaggcCCGCAAGATATTTTCACAGCGATCGTAGGAGTATCTCGACGCGTAGACGGCTTCAAATATACCAGCACGTGTGAGTATGTCTTTATACCTTCCAAGCATGTCCTCAACCCACTCCCAATAATGGGAGGTGAAACACGCCTCACCGAAGAAGGACGAAGGGATTTTTCATGTAGCTTTGTCAACATTGAATCCCACGAACGGAAGTGTGAACTTGGCTATTTCCGGATCTCCATTATGAAGAGACGAGTTTAACACAACCACTTCTTCTTCTCTCGACGTAGTAGAGAAAGTCGACGGCGCCACCACTTCCTTAGTCCACTTGCTAGTCCAATTGTCAAGATGAAAGCATCCTTCGAGGGATATGAAGGATTCAGCGAGCGGGCCAATTGCGGGTTTGTAAACATGTAGTGACAAGCTTTTTGACTGCGTGCCTCCCCGTTCATCTGTCAGCGAAATATGTGACAGTGGCACGGCGTAGTCCTTAATTTGCATGGTTactggaattttgaaaaaaaggcaCGAGGTGGGCTATCTACGGGAGGACAAGTTAGTAAAATTGAAATATTGACATGAGgtggggtaaaaaaaaaaagacaaaaaaaaaaaaacaaagcaaagcaaaaaaaaaaaacaattgagGTCGGagttctagaaaaaaaaaagaaaaaaaaaggaaaaaaaaagatatttctTGTTCAAATATCATATTGGGTATTGTCCTAatagataaaaaaaagaaagaaaagacaaaaaaaaaaaaaacaaagcaaagcaaaaaaaaaaaaaaaaaaacgaggcaaacaaaaaaaaagggggcaaacgaaaaaaaaacaacaaacaagcaaacaaaaaaaaaacagaaaaacaaaaaaaaacaaaaacagggaaaaaagaaacactTAGCAATTAAACATTACGGACAGAAGAAAGGGAACTTCAAGTACCTGgtgagcaaaaagaaaaaaaattgttcaaacACTACCAATGGATGACAGTTGATGCTTGCGGCTCAGTGAAGATCTTAAGCGTTAGACGCTGTCAAGACAAATTAAAGCAAGTATGGGTACCGTCGATACAAGAAGGTATGAAGGTGTGTGAACGAGAATTAGAGCGACTACCTTCAAAGCTATAGTGGAAGAAGCAACCAGATCCTTCAAACGGCTTGCAACATTGACAACGAAAATGTTGTTTCCGAATCTATTGTTGCACAGACTACAAGGGTAAGCCGCGGTTCCATGCAAAGTAGTAGAACAAGAAACACAAGCAGGGTGGTACCATAGCTTGGAGGAGTAGTGCGTACCTTAAAAATAATCCTAGCGTAGCTCGGCACGTtctgaccaactccaaattgaTTCTATTAGTTTAAGGGGCGGCAAGGCCAAGCAAACTAGCAAATTGTGAATGACGGCAGTAGCAAAAATAGGGGACGTAGCAGCGGCACCTCGTGACAACAATATTCGGGAATCAAAAGGgaagagaaattttttttttttcttgagcaagTTCACGGCTTTGGACTTGGGGGATTTATAGGACGAATCTCTACTACAAATCCGGAAGAAAGTTGAGTTTAAATACAACTAGCTTCCTGGTCCGCTTCAATCGTTTGAAGGATATCTTCAGGGGTCCTAGCAATTAAGTCGGCTGTATATTGGGAAGTGGATTCTACACTGGTTTCAGGGGGCTTGCTTCTAAAAAGGACCAGTTTATTATCCCATGCGATATAGCTTCCATTCATGTTGGCCTTGGAAGGAATTCTTGTCGCAACCAACCCCTATAAGCTGAGCAAGTCATGTCGGCATGGAAACTTGCGCAGCGGTGGAGTTCATGATTGATCAAAGAATAGGATGTTTGTCTCGCAATTGAAGTTGAAAACTCTAGGCAAACCAAAGAGTAATTTGCATGCAAGGTGCACCAGGACAAATGCTTACGAGGTAGAGTTCATGTATGGTTTCTGTTCGGGTATTGAAGGCTTGTTGCGGTCAGCTTCTTATTAAGTGATTTACCTCACGAGAGTAATCTCCGCAAAACTTCAGAACTCCAGAAGAGCTAAATCCTTTGATCCAAGGAGTCCTTAAGGTGAGTTTGAAGTTGATTAGAATCTGGCTTCGGGACCTTCCTGATTGGTCAATTGAGATTGGAATGTGCATGTCCCGTAGGCTTCTAGTGAATTTCAAATCCTAATGGATATGGTGTTTACCATCCGAAGCCGAAATTGGTTTACCGAAGTCTTTGGGATTGCGTTGGTGTTAGTGGAATTTGTGATAACATAGAGTTTTAAATCAATGTGGAGTTGGGCAAGTGAGCAAGCATGACTTGTTGTGTCGTGGGCTATGGTTGTGTTTCAACAAAGCCGTGGACTGGAGGTAGTTGCACGTTTGGGTCTTGGAAATTGAGATCACTAATTCACCAAGTTTTGTATGCATTTGATAACATAGCGGTGGAATTTATAATGTCTTGCATGACCACCTTATGTCAATGAAAGCATCTCCTTTAAAGTATCATTAGTCTATATTGGTCTATGAGGCACTTGATAATACCATGTCGTATGACTTTGCCGGTGGTTTAATAGACACGGCATTGCAAAGGCTTTGGATAAAGTCCATGAGTTGATATTTGAATTGCAAAACTTTGAGCAAAGCCATGACACTAAATGGACTTTGCTTGGATTGATATTCAAACGGTGGACATAAGGCTTCCAAATGGAGTGATCCGGCCTCGGGAAATTGAAGGCACTAGTGGTCTTGGAAATTGAGATCAATAAGGCATGAATTGGTGGTATTCCACGTAGCTATCCTATATGATGCAAGTCATTGATATAAAGTTTGCAAAGCTTGGAATTTAGCCCATTTAGGAGTTTTATTTGAAAGGCTAAAATATCAACGGTGTTCaagttgaaacaaaaaaaaatgtcaaaacttGTCCGTTCAAAATTTGCTTCGGTCTTCAACATTCACGAACAAGTTTCGAGAGGGCATttgtagacaatggaattttaattaaattctaaaaattaccattggtctataaaatatttttgtccaatcggatattgccatatgacacgtacacttggaaaaattggttattAAATGACCAATTATATTTTGCCACGTGTCAAGGCGAGGTGTTCCAGATCAATTCAAATTGCAGGGATATCTCCACCAATCAGATTATATCATGTCACATGTCCattggataaatatctaaatatttattcCGTATAaaagggataatatttagagttatttaatccaag containing:
- the LOC140035777 gene encoding uncharacterized protein, translating into MYFDGAAHRDGAGAGVVFYTPEADVLPYSFTLTRRCSNNVAKYQALILGLETAVDMKQLHLRVYGDSKLVVNQLLGIYDVKKPEFIPYYKYARRLMGYLDSVTIEHIPRNFNQQTDSLARVASMITLPSHRNQISICQN
- the LOC140035776 gene encoding uncharacterized protein, with translation MPKGYLSDDTDDFTSCNVVKTENPQITQIGTEFEEKLKVDDKSPVDCAATIIFDDDDLTVEFKTHNRPLFVSAYVREQKMSRVLIDRGSAVNIMSVRAMKELGISSDELSQSRLMIQGFNQGGQRAIGLIRLELLIGELSSNGIVKKVTADDKPFTEAETHFADAKFYLHKEAKRKESVREESQDSKVPILRYTPKSKREEGQSSFIRNDTLNVPLTKIEPVKIEKVSLQGFVPPKEEPAVEHYPLPTNRTQEGFDPNAYRLLAKAGYNPNEKNTLGKLPPEVTGERTHGLTPTQKMLKERGYNVESSSMGLGSQPPSPVRIMIKIASCNYVNEEMEVTSRKRSVFDRLENKSKRTSVFDRLGPQPKNLKSPVHERLGSKKQEYQVAREESLTPIKKNRPRKRVSNFFMHYGDLFNVRIETIFEEQGQESTASCHHITISDLEEEGEDADDALAELEQGVKNTVDELKEINLGTSDDPRSIYISSCMTPEEEKEYVDLLLEFRDVFAWNYSDMPGLDPRVAVHNLSVKRGTKSVKQTQRRFRPELIPLIENEINRLIEAGFIREVKYPTWISSIVPVRKKNGKIRICVDFRDLNEACPKDDFPLPITELTVDATTGHEALSFLDGSSGYNQIHMASEDEELTAFRTPKGIYCYKVMPFGLKNAGATYQRAMQRIFDDMLHKNVQCYVDDLVVKSKKREDHIQDLRRVFQRLRRYQLKMNPLKCAFGVTSDKFLGFIVHQRGIEVDRFKIDAIVNMPEP